One Ignavibacteriales bacterium genomic region harbors:
- a CDS encoding MotA/TolQ/ExbB proton channel family protein has translation MDFTTTIASIFNVLAQATSDGGVLNYLTEKYTAGGGFMHPILASLIIGLAFSFERLWTLTKARTNTKKFIVDVKKALNSGGVEAAKKICENTSGPVASVFYAGLLRFDEGIDAAEKAIVAYGGIEMGFLERGLIWISTFITIAPMLGFTGTVQGMIEAFDAIKEAAQISPAVVAEGISVALLTTLFGLVVAMILQVFYNYFVSRIDRLVGDMEQSSIELIDALYEIKVKK, from the coding sequence ATGGACTTCACAACAACAATCGCGTCGATATTCAATGTCTTAGCTCAAGCTACTAGTGATGGCGGAGTTTTGAATTACCTTACCGAAAAATACACAGCAGGTGGTGGATTTATGCACCCAATTCTTGCATCACTAATCATCGGATTGGCTTTTTCATTTGAAAGATTATGGACATTGACAAAAGCAAGAACGAATACTAAAAAATTCATTGTTGATGTAAAAAAAGCTTTAAATTCAGGCGGTGTTGAAGCTGCAAAAAAAATATGCGAAAACACTAGTGGTCCTGTTGCTTCAGTATTCTATGCTGGTTTATTAAGATTTGATGAGGGTATTGATGCTGCAGAAAAAGCAATCGTTGCTTATGGCGGTATTGAAATGGGTTTCCTTGAAAGAGGATTAATCTGGATTTCTACATTTATTACAATTGCACCTATGCTCGGATTTACTGGAACTGTGCAAGGTATGATTGAAGCTTTTGATGCTATTAAAGAAGCTGCTCAGATTTCTCCAGCAGTAGTTGCCGAAGGTATTTCAGTTGCTCTTTTAACTACATTATTTGGTCTTGTTGTAGCTATGATTCTCCAAGTTTTTTATAACTACTTTGTTTCCAGAATTGATAGATTAGTTGGTGATATGGAACAAAGCTCAATCGAATTGATTGATGCTCTTTATGAAATAAAAGTTAAAAAATAA
- a CDS encoding biopolymer transporter ExbD: MHFEKRRANSKTEIPTSSMPDIIFMLLLFFMVTTTMREVEVLVSFKLPEAKAIEKIENKRLVQYIWVGKDKRVQINDSLVKLEEIQNIMYNKAVEMPNVIVSLRVDQNTDMGFVTDIQQELRKASCLRINYSAMIKV, encoded by the coding sequence ATGCATTTTGAAAAAAGAAGAGCTAACTCAAAGACAGAAATTCCAACTTCTTCTATGCCGGATATCATTTTTATGCTTCTGTTGTTTTTCATGGTTACTACAACTATGAGAGAAGTTGAAGTTCTTGTAAGTTTCAAACTACCTGAAGCAAAAGCTATTGAAAAAATTGAGAATAAACGGTTGGTTCAATACATCTGGGTTGGAAAAGACAAAAGAGTTCAGATTAATGATTCTTTAGTCAAACTTGAAGAAATACAAAATATTATGTATAACAAAGCTGTTGAAATGCCAAATGTTATCGTCTCTTTAAGAGTTGACCAGAATACTGATATGGGTTTTGTAACAGATATACAGCAGGAGCTAAGAAAAGCTTCTTGCTTAAGAATTAACTATTCGGCTATGATAAAAGTTTAG
- a CDS encoding KUP/HAK/KT family potassium transporter: MKNAQSSPGKDIIKAMGIVFGDIGTSPIYTLSIIFTLTIPSQENIYGVLSLIFWTLITLVTIQYAWLAMSMSTKGEGGIIVLKEILITTLKKGRKVGFVSFLGYIGVSLLLGDGVITPAISILSAVEGLKLIPGLESTGLSTIILVTSIITVLLFAIQFKGTSKVALSFGPIMLLWFISLFLSGFFYLIHMPGILLAFNPIYAIKFFIHNGLPGFFVLSEVILCATGGEALYADMGHLGGKPIRQAWTFVFIALIINYFGQGAYILEHNDTNQVLFKLVSTFSEVFYIPFLILTLFATIIASQAMISAVMSLIFQGINIGIFPLMRIKYTSTEMRSQIYIPSVNWLLLFAVLLMVMIFKESANLAAAYGLAVTATMFISSIFIVSILWNRKDYVKMSIAIFVLIITTIYLVAVTHKIPYGGYWSIIIAAFVLSVMGLWITGMNRLRKFLRSVTLDVFVESFKQIYETGNYVKGEAMFFTKNVNIVSPYILHCMFRTGIMYEKNILVSVENTDVPYGVTLDKYEEVSPGLFIVRITYGYMEVPDLPALFKEWKFNEKAIFYGAEEIKTDKFFFKFFIVLKKIAPNWVSYFDFPYNKLHGVVTRIEI; this comes from the coding sequence ATGAAAAACGCGCAATCAAGTCCTGGTAAGGATATAATTAAAGCAATGGGGATAGTTTTTGGAGATATTGGGACAAGTCCTATCTACACTCTTTCCATAATATTTACGCTAACAATTCCATCACAAGAAAATATTTATGGCGTACTTTCTTTAATTTTTTGGACACTCATCACACTTGTTACTATTCAGTATGCCTGGCTTGCAATGAGTATGAGCACAAAAGGTGAAGGAGGAATTATTGTACTTAAAGAAATTCTTATTACAACTTTGAAGAAAGGAAGAAAAGTAGGTTTCGTTTCTTTTCTGGGTTACATCGGAGTTTCTTTATTATTAGGTGATGGTGTAATAACACCAGCAATAAGTATTCTTTCCGCTGTTGAAGGATTAAAACTCATTCCCGGGTTGGAATCAACAGGACTAAGCACAATTATTTTGGTTACGTCAATTATTACTGTATTGTTATTTGCAATTCAGTTTAAAGGAACTTCAAAAGTTGCATTATCATTTGGGCCAATTATGCTTCTTTGGTTTATCAGCTTATTTTTATCCGGATTCTTTTATCTTATTCATATGCCGGGAATACTTTTAGCCTTTAATCCAATTTATGCCATCAAATTTTTTATCCACAACGGTTTGCCCGGATTTTTTGTTTTAAGCGAAGTTATTCTTTGTGCAACAGGTGGAGAAGCTCTTTATGCTGATATGGGACATTTAGGCGGAAAACCAATTCGTCAAGCTTGGACTTTTGTATTCATTGCCTTAATAATAAATTATTTTGGACAGGGCGCATATATTCTTGAACATAATGATACTAATCAAGTTCTATTCAAATTGGTGAGTACTTTTTCAGAAGTTTTCTATATACCATTTTTGATCTTAACATTGTTTGCAACGATAATAGCTTCACAGGCGATGATTAGTGCAGTAATGTCTTTAATCTTTCAGGGAATAAATATTGGAATCTTTCCACTGATGAGAATTAAGTATACTTCTACTGAAATGAGATCCCAGATTTATATTCCATCAGTTAATTGGCTGTTATTATTTGCCGTGCTACTTATGGTAATGATATTTAAAGAATCAGCCAACCTAGCTGCGGCATACGGACTAGCAGTAACTGCAACGATGTTTATAAGTTCTATCTTTATTGTTTCCATTTTATGGAATAGAAAAGACTATGTTAAAATGTCTATCGCAATCTTTGTTTTGATAATTACAACAATCTATCTTGTTGCAGTTACACATAAAATACCATATGGCGGATATTGGTCCATTATTATTGCTGCATTTGTTTTATCAGTAATGGGTTTATGGATTACTGGAATGAATAGACTAAGAAAATTCTTACGCTCTGTAACTTTAGATGTTTTTGTTGAAAGCTTTAAACAGATTTATGAAACAGGTAATTATGTAAAAGGTGAAGCGATGTTTTTTACAAAGAACGTTAATATAGTATCACCTTATATCTTGCATTGTATGTTTAGAACAGGCATTATGTATGAAAAGAATATTTTAGTTTCCGTTGAAAATACAGATGTTCCATACGGAGTTACTCTTGATAAATATGAAGAAGTGAGTCCTGGTTTATTTATTGTGAGAATTACTTATGGATATATGGAAGTACCGGATCTTCCTGCATTATTTAAAGAATGGAAGTTTAATGAGAAAGCTATATTTTACGGCGCTGAAGAGATTAAAACAGATAAATTCTTTTTCAAGTTTTTTATTGTGCTAAAGAAAATTGCACCAAACTGGGTTAGTTATTTTGATTTTCCATACAATAAATTACACGGCGTTGTAACCCGAATTGAAATTTAA
- a CDS encoding biopolymer transporter ExbD, translating to MIKKKKIREASIPSSSMADIAFLLLIFFLVATVIDVDTGLGLTLPEIVENQEEVKVDPNRMAAVLVNENGDVLIDGNVVPVFQIKDLLKVRIASKNDLPKNKKMIVSLKTDRKTVYNIYIAALDQIKLAYFEVRDEYANGKYGKKYGDLNEEQQKEVKEVVPIIISIAEPELVKK from the coding sequence ATGATAAAAAAGAAAAAAATACGCGAAGCCTCAATTCCATCTTCATCAATGGCTGATATCGCATTCCTCCTATTGATTTTCTTTCTTGTTGCAACTGTAATTGATGTTGATACAGGTCTTGGATTAACATTACCAGAAATCGTTGAAAATCAAGAGGAAGTAAAAGTTGACCCAAATCGAATGGCTGCTGTTCTTGTGAATGAAAATGGTGATGTTCTGATCGATGGAAATGTTGTTCCGGTTTTTCAGATAAAAGATCTATTGAAAGTAAGAATAGCAAGCAAGAACGATTTGCCAAAGAATAAGAAAATGATTGTTTCACTGAAGACAGATAGAAAAACTGTATATAATATTTATATAGCTGCGTTAGATCAGATTAAATTAGCTTATTTTGAAGTTAGAGATGAGTACGCTAATGGTAAGTACGGAAAAAAATACGGTGATTTAAATGAGGAACAACAAAAAGAGGTAAAAGAAGTTGTTCCAATTATTATTTCTATTGCTGAACCTGAATTAGTAAAAAAATAG
- a CDS encoding acetyl-CoA carboxylase biotin carboxylase subunit: protein MFNKILIANRGEIAVRIIKACQELGIKSAAIYSDVDLTSLHTRMADEAYHIGAATASESYLNKNKIIELARSIGADAIHPGYGFFSENASFIEDVEQSGISFIGPSSKSVKMMGSKTAARTLMSKHNVPVVPGTLEAIKDAEEGIKFSAKIGFPILLKASAGGGGKGMRKVSNKDEFQSAFESTKREALKSFANDEVYIEKFIENPKHIEVQIIADKHGNYRHVFERECSIQRRHQKIIEEAPSAFVDQTTRDKITEAAIQAAKACGYFNAGTIEFLMDSNKDFYFLEMNTRIQVEHPVTELISGIDLVKEQISIADGNKISFEQNEIKINGFALECRIYAEDPANNFLPSTGKILHYQEPNGIGVRVDSGFAADSEISIHYDPMIAKLISWDSDRSKAISRMNRALNEFQIAGIIVNTNFLSYILNTKEFRTGKYDINFIDNLNHSDSSVKRIDKSNTGNEIAASVFATLIKSKQKTTSKKITSIKNNKWWEQNNE, encoded by the coding sequence TTGTTCAATAAAATTCTTATCGCTAACAGAGGGGAGATTGCTGTTAGAATAATTAAAGCATGCCAAGAACTAGGAATTAAATCTGCTGCAATTTATTCTGATGTTGATTTAACTTCTCTTCACACAAGAATGGCTGATGAAGCCTATCATATTGGTGCAGCTACCGCTTCCGAGTCTTATCTAAATAAAAATAAAATTATAGAACTTGCTAGATCAATTGGAGCAGATGCGATTCATCCTGGATACGGTTTCTTTTCTGAAAACGCTTCATTTATTGAAGATGTGGAGCAAAGCGGAATTTCATTTATCGGGCCGTCCTCTAAATCCGTAAAAATGATGGGAAGCAAAACAGCAGCACGAACTTTAATGAGTAAACATAATGTTCCTGTTGTTCCCGGTACTTTAGAAGCTATTAAAGATGCTGAAGAGGGTATTAAGTTTTCGGCCAAAATTGGATTTCCAATTTTATTAAAAGCATCTGCCGGTGGTGGTGGAAAGGGTATGCGAAAAGTTTCTAACAAAGATGAATTTCAATCTGCATTTGAATCAACGAAACGCGAAGCTCTAAAATCTTTTGCAAATGATGAAGTTTACATTGAAAAGTTTATTGAAAATCCAAAGCATATTGAAGTTCAGATCATTGCAGATAAACATGGAAACTATAGACACGTATTTGAGCGCGAGTGTTCAATACAACGCAGACATCAAAAAATTATTGAAGAAGCACCATCAGCATTTGTGGATCAAACTACACGTGATAAGATTACGGAGGCAGCGATACAAGCAGCAAAAGCCTGTGGATATTTTAATGCTGGAACAATTGAATTTTTAATGGATTCTAACAAAGACTTTTATTTCCTCGAAATGAATACCAGAATTCAGGTTGAGCATCCCGTTACTGAATTGATTTCGGGAATCGATCTTGTAAAAGAACAAATATCTATTGCAGACGGTAATAAAATTTCGTTCGAGCAGAATGAAATAAAGATTAATGGTTTTGCGTTGGAATGTAGAATTTATGCGGAGGATCCAGCTAATAATTTTCTTCCATCTACTGGGAAAATATTACATTACCAAGAACCAAATGGAATTGGAGTTAGAGTTGATTCAGGCTTTGCAGCAGATTCAGAAATATCAATTCATTATGACCCAATGATTGCAAAACTAATTTCTTGGGATAGTGATAGAAGTAAAGCGATCAGTAGGATGAATCGGGCTTTGAATGAATTTCAGATAGCCGGCATTATAGTAAATACAAATTTCTTAAGTTATATCTTAAATACTAAAGAGTTTAGAACTGGAAAGTATGATATTAATTTTATCGATAATCTAAATCATTCAGATTCATCAGTGAAAAGAATAGATAAATCTAATACTGGAAATGAAATTGCTGCAAGTGTTTTTGCCACACTAATTAAATCAAAACAAAAAACTACATCCAAAAAAATCACTTCTATAAAAAATAATAAATGGTGGGAGCAAAACAATGAGTGA
- a CDS encoding endonuclease MutS2, translating into MIDQIVLEKLEFKKILNHISKYSITETGKKLILNLYPSSDLSLITNEGMLIEEAKDILIKTGYPPIDYLSDLNIVLSESRIEGATLSSSKVLEILKLAKSSRLLIQFLKSELKDESKLKDELNSLFSDKLFEHQIEKIITELGEVKENASLVLSQIRKDINSRRNELVKSINRIIKSLKDDDIVREDYLTLRDGRMVIPIKAEHKRHIRGFIHSESATGQTVYIEPEETLDLNNDVISLSFAERREIERILRELTKMIGLSSELLKKSLNTLAYIDSIFARAKYSIEIIGAFPQIDGSKPIFISEARHPILVKKLNRQLTVPLSFELNDDKVVIITGPNAGGKTVVLKTIGILNLMLQSGIHIPANSNSNFHIFENILLDIGDQQSIEDDLSTFSSHLKNLKSILENSGSDSLVLLDEIGTGTDPAEGSSLAAAILSTLLEKGSTVFASTHHGSLKVFAYNINGMQNGAMEFDHLNLSPTYKFNLGVPGSSYAFEIAKRTGLSDDVLDKAKQYIDSDKHNLEMFLSELEEKSNKLNKKLNELEIENSRLTGLSELYKKSYEKIEKEKKEILKKVKAEGEIYLESVNKKIEKVIKDIKESGASKEVIKESKNIIQEIKIENKELFKENVEIISDKKNFVIGDFVGINNSATTGKIIEINKTKEKATILSGAIKMQVKLSELFETKENKTVVENNFSSYKISDVNYRLDIRGEKPEVAEFTVVKFLDEAYQTSLERVEILHGKGTGVLKKTVWDILKHHEKVKNYYFAAIEFGGAGITIAELK; encoded by the coding sequence ATGATAGATCAGATTGTTCTTGAAAAATTAGAATTTAAAAAAATTCTTAATCACATCTCAAAATATTCTATAACAGAAACCGGAAAAAAACTAATCCTCAATCTTTATCCTTCGTCAGATTTATCTCTTATAACAAATGAAGGAATGTTAATCGAAGAAGCGAAAGATATCCTTATTAAGACCGGTTATCCTCCTATTGATTATTTGTCAGATTTGAATATTGTTCTATCAGAAAGTAGAATTGAAGGTGCTACCTTATCAAGCAGTAAAGTTTTAGAAATTCTTAAGCTCGCTAAATCTTCAAGATTATTAATTCAGTTTTTGAAATCAGAATTAAAAGATGAATCAAAACTAAAAGATGAACTGAATAGTTTATTTTCAGATAAACTATTTGAACATCAAATAGAAAAAATAATAACTGAATTAGGCGAAGTTAAAGAGAACGCAAGTTTAGTACTTTCACAGATTAGAAAAGATATAAACTCCAGAAGAAATGAACTTGTAAAATCAATAAATCGTATAATCAAATCTCTAAAAGATGACGATATTGTTCGTGAAGATTATCTTACTTTACGTGATGGCCGAATGGTAATTCCGATTAAGGCTGAACATAAACGACATATACGTGGGTTTATACATTCTGAATCAGCAACCGGCCAAACAGTTTATATAGAGCCAGAAGAAACGCTTGATCTGAATAATGATGTAATTTCTTTATCGTTTGCGGAACGTAGAGAGATTGAAAGAATTCTACGCGAACTCACAAAGATGATTGGACTTTCAAGTGAGCTGCTTAAAAAATCTTTAAATACTTTGGCTTATATCGATTCCATTTTTGCACGCGCTAAATATTCAATCGAAATTATTGGAGCTTTTCCTCAGATTGATGGTTCAAAACCAATATTTATTTCAGAGGCACGTCACCCAATTCTGGTTAAGAAATTAAACAGGCAGTTAACAGTTCCGCTCAGTTTTGAACTGAATGATGATAAGGTTGTTATTATTACTGGTCCAAATGCTGGTGGAAAAACTGTTGTTCTAAAAACTATAGGCATATTAAATCTAATGCTGCAATCAGGAATTCATATTCCTGCAAATTCAAATTCTAACTTTCACATTTTTGAAAATATTTTACTTGATATCGGTGATCAACAATCAATCGAAGATGATTTATCAACTTTTAGTTCTCATCTTAAAAATTTAAAAAGTATTCTTGAAAATTCTGGTTCAGATTCTTTAGTTCTACTTGATGAAATTGGAACCGGTACAGATCCAGCAGAAGGTTCTTCACTTGCTGCAGCGATATTATCTACTTTACTTGAAAAAGGATCAACTGTTTTTGCCTCGACACATCATGGCAGTTTGAAAGTATTTGCGTACAATATTAATGGAATGCAAAATGGCGCAATGGAGTTTGATCATTTAAATCTTTCACCAACGTATAAATTTAATCTAGGCGTTCCGGGATCAAGTTATGCATTTGAAATTGCTAAGAGAACCGGATTAAGTGATGATGTTTTGGATAAAGCGAAACAATACATTGATTCTGATAAACACAATCTAGAAATGTTCTTATCAGAACTTGAAGAAAAGTCAAATAAGTTAAATAAAAAACTGAACGAACTTGAAATTGAAAATTCAAGATTGACTGGCTTATCCGAGCTTTACAAAAAGAGTTACGAAAAGATAGAGAAGGAAAAAAAGGAGATACTTAAAAAAGTAAAAGCTGAAGGTGAAATTTATCTTGAAAGTGTAAATAAGAAGATTGAAAAGGTAATTAAGGATATAAAAGAATCCGGTGCAAGTAAAGAAGTGATTAAAGAATCGAAAAATATTATTCAAGAAATTAAAATTGAGAATAAAGAGCTTTTTAAAGAAAATGTTGAAATAATAAGCGATAAAAAGAATTTTGTAATTGGTGATTTTGTTGGAATAAATAATTCTGCTACAACTGGAAAAATTATTGAAATAAATAAAACAAAAGAAAAAGCAACAATTTTATCTGGTGCAATTAAGATGCAAGTTAAGCTATCCGAGCTTTTTGAAACTAAAGAAAATAAAACAGTTGTAGAAAATAATTTTTCATCTTATAAGATTTCTGATGTAAATTACAGATTAGATATTCGTGGTGAAAAACCTGAAGTGGCAGAGTTTACTGTCGTTAAATTTTTGGATGAAGCATATCAAACTTCATTAGAGCGCGTAGAGATTCTGCATGGAAAGGGAACAGGTGTTCTTAAAAAAACTGTTTGGGATATTTTGAAACATCATGAAAAAGTTAAAAATTATTATTTTGCCGCTATTGAATTTGGCGGCGCTGGTATTACTATTGCAGAATTAAAATAG
- a CDS encoding SDR family oxidoreductase, with protein sequence MDNKLIIFGSNGQLGKGVVKSFISKDYDEIYLFDFKFDESFSDPRIKQFVVKDLSVEKNVMAAMFEVKTTEKTKLFLYSTIGGFYGGTSVWETEEIDFDRMINMNLKTNYFVAKHFSALVKKSMGGSICFTSAYTANHPEELKFSYGAAKSALNYLVKTLSAEGNSINLSVNAIAPFIIDTSANREWMKNANFASWIKPEEIGELAHSLFTHFNFLSGNIIELKQRFNK encoded by the coding sequence ATGGATAATAAACTAATAATATTTGGTTCAAACGGTCAGTTAGGTAAAGGTGTTGTTAAATCTTTTATCTCAAAAGACTATGATGAAATCTATTTATTTGATTTCAAATTTGATGAATCATTTTCCGATCCACGGATAAAACAATTTGTAGTAAAAGATTTGAGTGTTGAAAAAAATGTTATGGCTGCAATGTTTGAAGTGAAAACAACTGAAAAAACTAAATTGTTTTTATATTCTACAATTGGTGGATTTTACGGAGGAACTTCGGTTTGGGAAACTGAAGAAATAGATTTTGATCGAATGATAAATATGAATCTTAAAACAAATTATTTTGTTGCTAAACATTTTTCTGCATTAGTTAAAAAAAGTATGGGCGGATCGATATGTTTTACCTCTGCTTATACAGCAAATCATCCTGAGGAACTGAAATTTTCTTACGGTGCAGCTAAATCTGCACTGAATTATCTTGTAAAAACTCTCTCTGCAGAAGGTAATAGTATCAATTTATCCGTAAATGCGATAGCACCTTTTATAATCGATACCTCAGCAAATCGTGAATGGATGAAAAACGCAAATTTTGCTTCATGGATAAAACCCGAGGAAATAGGAGAACTTGCACATTCGCTATTTACTCATTTTAATTTTTTGTCGGGTAATATTATTGAGCTTAAACAGAGGTTTAATAAATAA
- a CDS encoding CvpA family protein, translating to MNFIDIIIIVALAIGFILGFKDGFVRKLVGIFGFIVAVTIAILFSSNVGKLIESAFDIEFYLAEIMAAILLFVALMIITTILKRVIHPFDKVNNLINQLIGGFVGVIQLLFFISALFLLLNIFDFPDKKTQQSSMLYKYAYGAIPTSIDFLKDYTPSTEDVIKSYINQKDSIQ from the coding sequence GTGAATTTTATAGATATAATTATTATTGTCGCTCTTGCGATTGGTTTTATACTTGGTTTTAAAGATGGCTTTGTACGAAAGCTTGTTGGTATTTTTGGCTTTATAGTCGCGGTAACGATTGCAATATTATTTTCGTCCAACGTTGGAAAGCTTATAGAATCAGCATTTGATATAGAATTTTACTTAGCCGAAATAATGGCGGCAATTCTCCTTTTTGTTGCATTGATGATTATTACAACAATTCTTAAGCGAGTTATTCATCCTTTTGATAAAGTTAATAATCTTATAAATCAGTTAATTGGCGGATTTGTTGGCGTTATCCAATTACTTTTTTTTATAAGTGCATTATTCTTACTACTTAATATATTTGATTTTCCAGATAAAAAAACTCAGCAATCATCAATGTTATATAAATATGCTTATGGAGCAATTCCAACGTCAATTGATTTTCTTAAAGACTATACTCCAAGCACAGAAGATGTAATTAAAAGTTACATTAATCAAAAAGATTCTATCCAATGA
- a CDS encoding GatB/YqeY domain-containing protein, with amino-acid sequence MNLKDKINQDLKDAMKSGDKIRLSVVRSIRALILEFEKSGSAKELTPDEELKMLTTAAKKRKDSIEQFRNAGRNELADSEEAELKILMDYLPKQMDESEVRSEVIRLANEIGAKSKADFPKLMPLVMKELKGKADGKIVKSIVENILV; translated from the coding sequence ATGAATTTAAAAGATAAAATAAATCAAGACTTAAAAGACGCAATGAAGTCGGGTGATAAAATAAGACTTAGCGTTGTACGATCTATTCGTGCGTTAATTTTGGAATTTGAAAAGAGCGGATCAGCAAAAGAATTAACTCCTGATGAGGAATTAAAAATGCTTACAACTGCTGCAAAAAAGCGAAAGGATTCTATTGAACAATTCCGCAACGCCGGCAGAAATGAACTCGCGGACAGCGAAGAGGCTGAGCTTAAGATTCTTATGGACTATCTTCCAAAACAAATGGATGAATCGGAAGTAAGAAGTGAAGTGATAAGACTAGCCAATGAAATCGGAGCTAAAAGTAAGGCTGATTTTCCTAAGCTTATGCCTCTCGTTATGAAAGAATTAAAAGGCAAAGCAGATGGTAAAATTGTGAAATCAATAGTTGAAAACATTTTGGTTTAG